In the Gossypium arboreum isolate Shixiya-1 chromosome 10, ASM2569848v2, whole genome shotgun sequence genome, one interval contains:
- the LOC108487450 gene encoding F-box protein At5g07610-like, protein MCYSKAPKMNNSDVMSDILLRLPLKDLVGCKCVCKWWNTLISDPIFKLNYSLRNPQYNISGFFLQKFLYLELHSKLLFFPCEGRVDAAPKPSLSFIEDDKGVRIQHSCNGLLICSSFRCGEEDRKYYICKPTTKQYFPLPDLECRTVFGISIAYDPNRSPHYKIVSICDAYLSKNHRHIKIYSPVTGSWKPSGKPFTVPDEDMLFNRGVFWNGSLHWIGMGNLALRFDPETELMLTMPMPPTQRKPGYFGESGGHLLLVEAYGPLTAGFDIMEMKADYSGWFVKYHLNLDQVARRCQAVERANRLSILHIVYNHVEDVDESFIVIHVPGEFVSFKLRDYSFMDLQTNNHVDSGLGLWYSWEGVYPYTNTFFYL, encoded by the coding sequence ATGTGTTATAGCAAAGCCCCAAAAATGAACAACAGTGATGTAATGAGTGATATTTTACTGAGGCTACCATTGAAGGATTTGGTAGGATGCAAATGTGTCTGcaaatggtggaatactctcatcTCGGACCCCATTTTCAAGTTGAATTATTCACTGCGAAACCCTCAGTACAATATCTCAGGGTTCTTCCTACAGAAATTCTTGTACCTTGAGCTGCATTCGAAATTGTTGTTCTTTCCTTGTGAAGGACGAGTAGATGCTGCTCCTAAACCATCTCTCTCTTTCATAGAAGACGATAAAGGTGTTCGTATACAACATTCTTGCAATGGGCTTCTCATATGCAGCAGTTTCCGATGTGGAGAAGAAGATCGCAAATACTACATCTGTAAACCTACTACCAAACAGTATTTTCCCCTGCCGGATCTTGAATGCAGAACTGTATTTGGCATTAGCATTGCATATGATCCTAACAGATCACCTCATTACAAGATTGTTTCCATTTGTGATGCGTATTTATCGAAAAATCATCGCCACATAAAGATTTACAGTCCTGTCACAGGCTCATGGAAACCCTCAGGTAAACCATTCACTGTTCCGGACGAAGATATGTTGTTCAACCGAGGAGTCTTCTGGAACGGTTCATTACATTGGATTGGAATGGGAAATTTGGCACTTCGATTCGACCCCGAAACAGAACTTATGTTAACAATGCCAATGCCTCCAACACAACGAAAGCCGGGATATTTTGGAGAATCAGGAGGTCATTTACTTCTAGTTGAAGCCTACGGTCCTCTCACTGCTGGATTCGACATAATGGAGATGAAAGCCGACTATTCTGGTTGGTTTGTCAAGTACCATCTAAATCTTGATCAAGTAGCAAGGCGATGTCAGGCCGTAGAAAGAGCTAACCGGTTATCGATCTTACATATTGTTTATAATCATGTAGAAGATGTAGATGAGTCATTCATAGTGATTCATGTTCCAGGTGAGTTTGTCTCATTTAAACTTAGAGATTACAGTTTCATGGATCTTCAGACAAATAATCATGTGGATTCAGGGCTAGGATTATGGTATTCCTGGGAGGGAGTTTATCCTTATACAAACACTTTCTTTTATCTTTGA
- the LOC108488788 gene encoding protein SMALL AUXIN UP-REGULATED RNA 12-like yields the protein MDSKKSNKIREIVRLQQLLKKWKKLANNNAITTNSSCTTTSSSTGSGSRSMKFLKRTLSFTDVSSLTTSSPPKGFLAVSVGEERKRFVIPTEYLGHQAFRVLLRKAEEEFGFQQEGVLRIPCEVSVFEKILEMVELKKDAMFLHEFGFNVDADMIASCCSPDAELTPSSHQPQTCR from the coding sequence ATGGATTCAAAAAAGTCCAACAAGATCCGAGAGATCGTTAGGCTTCAACAACTCCTCAAGAAATGGAAAAAATTAGCAAATAACAATGCCATCACCACCAACAGTAGTTGCACCACCACTAGTAGCAGCACCGGAAGTGGAAGCCGGAGCATGAAGTTCCTAAAGAGGACACTATCATTCACAGACGTTTCATCGCTGACGACGTCATCGCCGCCGAAAGGGTTCTTAGCCGTGAGTGTGGGTGAAGAACGGAAACGGTTCGTGATCCCGACGGAGTATTTGGGTCATCAAGCGTTTAGGGTTTTACTTAGAAAAGCTGAAGAAGAGTTTGGGTTTCAACAAGAAGGTGTGTTAAGGATCCCTTGTGAAGTGTCAGTGTTTGAGAAGATATTGGAAATGGTGGAACTGAAAAAGGATGCGATGTTTTTGCATGAATTTGGATTCAATGTGGATGCTGATATGATTGCTTCTTGTTGTTCACCAGATGCCGAGTTAACACCTTCTTCTCATCAACCTCAGACGTGTAGATGA
- the LOC108489624 gene encoding uncharacterized protein LOC108489624, whose amino-acid sequence MDFLKVKKFRKAHKPDPEKDLENINDGGGGCGGGGGGGGSDGGRDNDVKKSSKVDNGVEVEDDDDDDFITNEVKRRLKELRKNSFMVLIPEEEEEELYTEDDGEEAGGETCSSEWRDVEAEGRQWWGGFDAVYEKYCERMLFYDKIIAQQLKEAGSSNPSTPSPKSANKKLRSPLSCLSLKKIEEPDEEAEQLQQSINNPFQDLETAYVAQFCLTWEALHCQYSQLSQIVLCQPENPICYNHSAQQLQQFQVLLQRFIEDEPFQDGPRSEIYARARNILPKLLQIPNIQGSDRKEKVEEESDYSVLAPDIIQIIESTILVFRLFLKMDNKKHGSFRNLFGNQNPMATPLQVQSLLEKKGAKLKELRKKRKGWKKNMWPISHEDVPLLFGLIDIKIISRVLRMGRISKEQLFWCEEKMKKLHFCDGKLERDPSPILFPVLIKG is encoded by the exons ATGGATTTCTTGAAAGTTAAGAAGTTTAGGAAAGCTCATAAGCCTGACCCTGAAAAGGATTTGGAGAATATCAATGATGGTGGTGGTGGTTGTGGCGGCGGCGGCGGCGGCGGCGGTTCTGATGGTGGTCGTGACAATGATGTGAAGAAATCATCCAAAGTTGACAATGGTGTTGAAGTtgaggatgatgatgatgatgattttaTAACCAATGAAGTGAAAAGGAGATTAAAAGAACTTAGAAAAAACAGTTTTATGGTACTGATTCctgaggaggaagaagaagagttGTACACCGAGGATGACGGAGAGGAGGCTGGTGGCGAGACGTGCTCCAGTGAATGGAGGGATGTCGAAGCCGAAGGTCGACAATGGTGGGGTGGATTCGATGCTGTTTACGAGAAGTATTGCGAGCGTATGTTGTTCTACGATAAGATTATTGCACAACAGCTCAAGGAAGCTG GCTCCTCAAATCCTTCAACTCCATCCCCGAAATCTGCAAATAAGAAACTTCGGTCCCCCTTGAGTTGCCTTTCCTTGAAGAAGATCGAAGAACCTGATGAAGAAGCCGAGCAACTACAACAGTCTATTAATAACCCGTTTCAGGATCTCGAAACAGCATATGTTGCTCAATTTTGCTTAACATGGGAGGCACTTCATTGCCAGTACTCGCAACTCAGTCAGATAGTTTTGTGCCAACCTGAGAATCCCATCTGTTACAACCACAGTGCTCAGCAACTTCAACAATTCCAGGTCTTATTACAAAGGTTTATCGAAGATGAACCTTTTCAGGATGGTCCCAGGTCAGAAATCTATGCCCGAGCTCGAAATATTTTACCTAAGCTTCTTCAAATTCCAAACATTCAAG GTTCAGATCGGAAGGAAAAGGTGGAAGAAGAATCAGATTATTCGGTCCTTGCCCCGGATATCATCCAGATTATTGAGTCCACAATCTTGGTATTCCGACTTTTTTTAAAAATGGACAATAAAAAACATGGTAGTTTTCGTAACTTGTTCGGAAACCAGAACCCAATGGCTACCCCTCTTCAAGTTCAATCATTGTTAGAGAAG AAAGGCGCAAAGCTGAAGGAGCTGCGTAAGAAACGGAAAGGATGGAAAAAGAATATGTGGCCGATATCGCACGAGGATGTTCCGTTGTTGTTTGGGCTTattgacattaaaataatatcaaGGGTTCTTCGGATGGGAAGGATAAGTAAAGAGCAGTTGTTTTGGTGTGAAGAGAAGATGAAAAAGCTTCATTTTTGTGATGGGAAATTGGAGAGAGATCCTTCACCCATACTTTTCCCTGTTTTGATTAAAGGTTAG
- the LOC108486981 gene encoding long chain base biosynthesis protein 1 — MELAALNLVNATLNWITFALDAPSARAVVFGVHIGGHLFVEVLLLVVILFLLSQKSYKPPKRPLTKKEIDELCDEWVPESLIPPITQEMLGEPPVLESAAGPHTIIDGKEVVNFASANYLGFVGHDKLLESCTSALEKYGVGSCGPRGFYGTIDVHLDCEARIAKFLGTHDSILYSYGLSTLFSAIPCFCKKGDIIVVDEGVHWGIQNGLYLSRSTIVYFKHNDMESLEKTLEKITAQNKRAKKLRRYIVVESVYQNSGQIAPLDKIIRLKEKYRFRVLLDETNSFGVLGRTGRGLTEYCGVPIEKIDIVTAAMGHALATEGGFCTGSARVIDHQRLSSSGYVFSASLPPYLASAAITAIDILEQNPDLTSKLKENIAILWKGLSDIRGLSIASNPESPIVFLVLEKSTGSVKSDLQLLEDIADRALKQESIFVVVSKRSTLALDKCPLPVGIRLFVSAAHSESDLLMACESLKRVAAAMLR, encoded by the exons ATGGAATTAGCTGCATTAAACTTAGTTAATGCCACTTTAAATTGGATCACTTTTGCTTTGGATGCCCCTTCTGCACGAGCTGTGGTGTTTGGAGTTCACATAGGCG GGCATTTATTTGTGGAAGTTCTTCTTTTGGTGGTCATTCTCTTTCTGCTTTCCCAGAAAAGTTACAAGCCTCCTAAGCGGCCATTGACAAAGAAG GAAATAGATGAGCTCTGTGATGAATGGGTCCCAGAATCCCTTATTCCTCCTATCACGCAAGAGATGCTGGGTGAACCCCCAGTGTTGGAAAG TGCTGCAGGGCCCCATACTATAATCGATGGGAAAGAAGTTGTGAACTTTGCTTCTGCTAATTATCTTGGATTTGTAGGGCATGATAAATTACTT GAATCATGTACTTCTGCATTGGAGAAATATGGTGTTGGTTCTTGTGGTCCTCGTGGATTCTATGGCACCATTG ATGTCCATCTTGATTGTGAGGCCAGAATAGCAAAGTTTTTGGGAACACATGATTCTATCCTCTATTCTTATGGGCTTTCCACCTTGTTCAGTGCAATCCCATGTTTTTGTAAAAAGGGTGACATAATTGTTGT GGATGAGGGAGTCCATTGGGGAATACAAAATGGCCTCTACCTTTCCAGAAGCACCATTGTTTATTTCAAGCACAATGATATGGAATCTCTAGAAAAAACTCTTGAGAAAATTACAGCACAGAACAAGCGGGCTAAGAAATTACGGCGCTACATTGTGGTTGAATCTGTGTATCAG AATTCAGGTCAAATAGCTCCTTTGGACAAGATCATCAGGTTGAAAGAGAAGTATCGCTTCCGTGTCTTATTGGATGAGACCAACTCATTTGGTGTACTTGGCCGTACTGGAAGGGGTCTGACTGAATACTGCGGGGTTCCG ATAGAGAAGATAGACATTGTCACTGCTGCcatgggacatgcattggcaacAGAAGGAGGATTCTGCACTGGAAGTGCTCGAGTCATTGATCATCAA CGGTTGAGCAGTTCTGGCTACGTCTTCTCTGCATCTTTACCCCCATATTTGGCTAGTGCTGCAATTACTGCTATTGACATCCTAGAGCAAAATCCTGATCTGACATCAAAGCTGAAGGAAAACATTGCCATTTTATGGAAAG GACTCTCCGATATCCGGGGGCTTTCAATAGCAAGCAATCCAGAATCACCGATTGTTTTCCTTGTGCTTGAAAAATCAACTGGTTCGGTGAAAAGTGACCTCCAGCTCCTTGAAGACATTGCTGATCGT GCCTTGAAACAAGAATCCATTTTTGTAGTGGTTTCAAAAAGATCAACTCTCGCTCTCGATAAATGCCCCCTTCCTGTCGGGATTAGACTGTTTGTTTCAGCCGCCCATTCAGAGTCCGACCTGCTTATGGCATGTGAATCACTCAAGCGAGTCGCAGCAGCGATGCTTAGGTGA